A region of Arabidopsis thaliana chromosome 5, partial sequence DNA encodes the following proteins:
- a CDS encoding uncharacterized protein (unknown protein; BEST Arabidopsis thaliana protein match is: unknown protein (TAIR:AT3G27250.1); Has 1807 Blast hits to 1807 proteins in 277 species: Archae - 0; Bacteria - 0; Metazoa - 736; Fungi - 347; Plants - 385; Viruses - 0; Other Eukaryotes - 339 (source: NCBI BLink).) — protein MHGNGKQCQASICDGATDQDKTVISKIMQRFRPIAPKPAVGESSDDTNSDRFLGRNRRSKRKYVRVRDKKNSSGSNNKKDITGKKNGCDRGNIKTDLDKKIDGDDRTDIVTLQLLPEKDRDIGNNGDKAGEFCSDLSDMDPKKSLYNSIIGLSSSFDRKVVESWLTVECVSDTCTDLGWYHILEQLGRMDQAEERVMRMLEVDTCPWLVSDGSNRVCWVNRAYRRMMGAPDVDVIRVWLVVAMDLMEEIACMVELYGAVTCRVRVRYEPSTWRKMTVPCDVWRIRSGGFAWRLDVESALRLGM, from the coding sequence ATGCATGGCAACGGAAAGCAGTGTCAAGCTTCTATTTGCGACGGTGCAACAGATCAGGACAAGACCGTTATAAGCAAGATAATGCAACGGTTCCGTCCGATCGCACCAAAACCAGCTGTCGGCGAATCTTCAGACGATACAAATAGTGATAGATTCCttggaagaaacagaagatcgAAACGAAAGTATGTTAGGGTTCGGGACAAGAAAAATAGTAGTGGTAGTAATAATAAGAAGGATATTACTGGTAAAAAGAATGGTTGCGATAGAGGGAACATAAAGACCGATCTTGATAAAAAGATAGACGGTGATGATAGAACCGATATCGTCACGCTTCAGCTGCTGCCAGAGAAGGATAGAGATATAggaaacaatggagataaaGCTGGTGAGTTTTGTTCGGATCTGAGTGATATGGATCCAAAAAAGAGCTTGTATAATTCGATCATAGGGCTATCGTCATCTTTTGATCGGAAGGTGGTGGAGTCGTGGTTGACGGTGGAGTGTGTGAGTGACACGTGTACTGACTTGGGATGGTATCACATCCTGGAGCAGCTAGGCCGCATGGATCAGGCAGAGGAGAGAGTGATGAGGATGTTAGAGGTTGACACGTGTCCATGGTTAGTGTCGGATGGGTCAAACCGGGTCTGTTGGGTAAACCGGGCCTACCGGAGGATGATGGGAGCTCCCGACGTGGATGTTATCAGGGTGTGGCTGGTGGTGGCCATGGACCTTATGGAGGAGATAGCATGCATGGTGGAGTTATACGGTGCGGTGACGTGCAGGGTTAGGGTTAGGTACGAGCCGTCCACGTGGAGGAAGATGACGGTGCCGTGTGATGTATGGAGGATAAGATCAGGTGGGTTTGCTTGGAGATTGGATGTTGAATCAGCTCTAAGGCTTGGCATGTGA
- a CDS encoding uncharacterized protein (unknown protein; BEST Arabidopsis thaliana protein match is: unknown protein (TAIR:AT3G27250.1); Has 1807 Blast hits to 1807 proteins in 277 species: Archae - 0; Bacteria - 0; Metazoa - 736; Fungi - 347; Plants - 385; Viruses - 0; Other Eukaryotes - 339 (source: NCBI BLink).) has product MDQDHELWRTLRCAGKAQDKTSVDTLMLKYRPIAPKPTTTGQPLVGDTSSTRRTKRKYVRVSKNNKATCRSKTNGFRSSSTDPENGREDIVTLQLLPERSTPLSLDHNNLDPTVETINGDETCNTDTWLKFNGGDDALQQVPVETWVTVESVNSGLVSHAVGLTDEELTYALDKDTCPGFISDGSNRVVMVNEAYRRIVTGDGGFGREVIVWLVVDQTATFCDYRTFTCKVRMEYTWRETKYTKTLPCDVWKMEFGGFAWRLDTTAALTLWL; this is encoded by the coding sequence atggatCAAGATCATGAGTTATGGCGGACGCTAAGATGCGCCGGTAAAGCGCAAGATAAGACCTCTGTTGATACTCTCATGCTTAAGTACCGTCCGATCGCTCCAAAGCCGACGACTACTGGTCAACCATTGGTCGGAGATACAAGTAGCACGAGAAGGACGAAGAGAAAGTACGTTAGGGTTTCAAAGAATAATAAAGCCACGTGTCGATCAAAGACGAACGGCTTCAGATCTAGCTCAACAGATCCGGAGAATGGTCGGGAAGATATCGTCACGCTACAGCTCTTACCGGAGAGATCTACGCCGTTGAGTTTAGATCATAATAATCTCGATCCAACGGTGGAAACGATAAACGGAGATGAAACTTGTAATACCGACACGTGGCTCAAGTTTAACGGCGGTGATGACGCGTTGCAACAAGTTCCGGTAGAGACGTGGGTGACGGTGGAGTCCGTTAACAGTGGCTTGGTTTCCCATGCGGTAGGGTTAACGGACGAAGAGCTCACATATGCTTTAGATAAAGACACGTGTCCTGGTTTCATATCGGATGGTTCGAACCGTGTGGTGATGGTTAACGAGGCTTACCGGAGGATAGTAACCGGAGACGGCGGATTCGGAAGAGAGGTGATAGTGTGGTTGGTGGTTGACCAAACGGCGACGTTTTGTGACTACCGAACTTTTACGTGTAAGGTGAGAATGGAATACACGTGGCGAGAAACGAAGTACACTAAAACGTTGCCGTGTGATGTGTGGAAGATGGAGTTTGGTGGATTTGCATGGAGGTTGGATACTACTGCAGCTTTAACTCTTTGGCTTTGA
- a CDS encoding Cytochrome C1 family (Cytochrome C1 family; FUNCTIONS IN: electron carrier activity, iron ion binding, heme binding, electron transporter, transferring electrons within CoQH2-cytochrome c reductase complex activity; LOCATED IN: mitochondrion, mitochondrial respiratory chain, vacuole, mitochondrial respiratory chain complex III, membrane; EXPRESSED IN: 23 plant structures; EXPRESSED DURING: 14 growth stages; CONTAINS InterPro DOMAIN/s: Cytochrome c1 (InterPro:IPR002326), Cytochrome c1, transmembrane anchor, C-terminal (InterPro:IPR021157), Cytochrome c domain (InterPro:IPR009056); BEST Arabidopsis thaliana protein match is: Cytochrome C1 family (TAIR:AT3G27240.1); Has 1807 Blast hits to 1807 proteins in 277 species: Archae - 0; Bacteria - 0; Metazoa - 736; Fungi - 347; Plants - 385; Viruses - 0; Other Eukaryotes - 339 (source: NCBI BLink).): MVGGGVIRQLLRRKLHSQSVATPVLSWLSSKKANEDAGSAGLRAFALMGAGITGLLSFSTVASADEAEHGLECPNYPWPHEGILSSYDHASIRRGHQVYQQVCASCHSMSLISYRDLVGVAYTEEEAKAMAAEIEVVDGPNDEGEMFTRPGKLSDRLPEPYSNESAARFANGGAYPPDLSLVTKARHNGQNYVFALLTGYRDPPAGISIREGLHYNPYFPGGAIAMPKMLNDEAVEYEDGTPATEAQMGKDVVSFLSWAAEPEMEERKLMGFKWIFLLSLALLQAAYYRRLKWSVLKSRKLVLDVVN; this comes from the exons ATGGTTGGAGGAGGAGTTATCCGGCAGCTTCTTAGAAGGAAACTTCATTCCCAATCAGTC GCAACTCCGGTATTGTCATGGTTGTCTTCGAAGAAAGCGAATGAAGATGCTGGGTCTGCTGGTTTAAGAGCATTTGCTCTCATGGGTGCTGGTATTACCGGATTATTGAGTTTTTCTACTGTTGCATCTGCTGATGAGGCTGAACATGGTCTGGAGTGTCCTAACTACCCTTGGCCACATGAGGGCATTCTCAGCTCATATGACCATGCTTC GATCCGTCGTGGTCACCAAGTTTATCAGCAAGTTTGTGCGTCTTGCCATTCGATGTCTCTGATCTCATACCGAGACTTGGTGGGTGTTGCCTACACAGAGGAAGAGGCGAAGGCCATGGCAGCTGAAATCGAGGTTGTTGATGGACCAAATGATGAGGGTGAGATGTTCACCCGACCTGGTAAACTCAGTGATCGGCTTCCTGAACCATACTCAAATGAATCGGCTGCTAGGTTCGCCAATGGAGGAGCGTATCCACCGGATCTAAGTCTTGTAACTAAG GCACGTCACAATGGCCAAAATTATGTCTTTGCTCTGTTGACTGGTTATCGTGATCCTCCTGCTGGAATTTCG ATCAGAGAGGGGCTACACTACAATCCTTATTTCCCTGGTGGAGCAATCGCTATGCCAAAAATGCTCAACGATGAAGCTGTGGAATATGAAGATGGAACTCCTGCAACAGAAGCACAG ATGGGTAAAGATGTTGTATCCTTCTTGTCCTGGGCAGCTGAACCAGAGATGGAAGAGAGGAAATTG ATGGGGTTCAAATGGATATTCTTACTGTCTTTGGCTCTGCTTCAAGCTGCGTATTACAGGAGACTGAAATGGTCAGTACTCAAATCCCGTAAGCTTGTTCTCGACGTTGTTAACTAA
- a CDS encoding Cytochrome C1 family (Cytochrome C1 family; FUNCTIONS IN: electron carrier activity, iron ion binding, heme binding, electron transporter, transferring electrons within CoQH2-cytochrome c reductase complex activity; LOCATED IN: mitochondrion, mitochondrial respiratory chain, mitochondrial respiratory chain complex III; EXPRESSED IN: 23 plant structures; EXPRESSED DURING: 13 growth stages; CONTAINS InterPro DOMAIN/s: Cytochrome c1 (InterPro:IPR002326), Cytochrome c1, transmembrane anchor, C-terminal (InterPro:IPR021157), Cytochrome c domain (InterPro:IPR009056); BEST Arabidopsis thaliana protein match is: Cytochrome C1 family (TAIR:AT3G27240.1); Has 3544 Blast hits to 3544 proteins in 780 species: Archae - 0; Bacteria - 1175; Metazoa - 215; Fungi - 208; Plants - 106; Viruses - 0; Other Eukaryotes - 1840 (source: NCBI BLink).): MGAGITGLLSFSTVASADEAEHGLECPNYPWPHEGILSSYDHASIRRGHQVYQQVCASCHSMSLISYRDLVGVAYTEEEAKAMAAEIEVVDGPNDEGEMFTRPGKLSDRLPEPYSNESAARFANGGAYPPDLSLVTKARHNGQNYVFALLTGYRDPPAGISIREGLHYNPYFPGGAIAMPKMLNDEAVEYEDGTPATEAQMGKDVVSFLSWAAEPEMEERKLMGFKWIFLLSLALLQAAYYRRLKWSVLKSRKLVLDVVN, encoded by the exons ATGGGTGCTGGTATTACCGGATTATTGAGTTTTTCTACTGTTGCATCTGCTGATGAGGCTGAACATGGTCTGGAGTGTCCTAACTACCCTTGGCCACATGAGGGCATTCTCAGCTCATATGACCATGCTTC GATCCGTCGTGGTCACCAAGTTTATCAGCAAGTTTGTGCGTCTTGCCATTCGATGTCTCTGATCTCATACCGAGACTTGGTGGGTGTTGCCTACACAGAGGAAGAGGCGAAGGCCATGGCAGCTGAAATCGAGGTTGTTGATGGACCAAATGATGAGGGTGAGATGTTCACCCGACCTGGTAAACTCAGTGATCGGCTTCCTGAACCATACTCAAATGAATCGGCTGCTAGGTTCGCCAATGGAGGAGCGTATCCACCGGATCTAAGTCTTGTAACTAAG GCACGTCACAATGGCCAAAATTATGTCTTTGCTCTGTTGACTGGTTATCGTGATCCTCCTGCTGGAATTTCG ATCAGAGAGGGGCTACACTACAATCCTTATTTCCCTGGTGGAGCAATCGCTATGCCAAAAATGCTCAACGATGAAGCTGTGGAATATGAAGATGGAACTCCTGCAACAGAAGCACAG ATGGGTAAAGATGTTGTATCCTTCTTGTCCTGGGCAGCTGAACCAGAGATGGAAGAGAGGAAATTG ATGGGGTTCAAATGGATATTCTTACTGTCTTTGGCTCTGCTTCAAGCTGCGTATTACAGGAGACTGAAATGGTCAGTACTCAAATCCCGTAAGCTTGTTCTCGACGTTGTTAACTAA